DNA from Candidatus Binatia bacterium:
GCAAATGGTCATCGACCACGCCGGCATCATCAGCTTTGCCAATTCCCGTGCGGAGCAGCTGTTTGGATATGAGTGCGGGGAACTGGTGGGGTGCTCCATCGAGAATCTCCTCCCCGCTCGCACACGCGAGCGGCACCGCCAGCAGCGAAACGAATTTGTGCAGCGGCAGCAGGTACGCCAGATGGGCGGCAGCCTGATCGTGCACGGCGTGCGCAAGACCGGCGAGGAGATCCCGCTGGAGATCGGGCTGAGCCCGATTCAGACGGACAGCGGCACGATGACTCTGGCGACCATCATCGACGCGAGCGAGCGCCAGCGCGCCGAGGAGGCGCACCGGCTCTTCCTCGCCGCCACCTCGCACGACGTGCGCAATACCCTGGCGAATGTTCTCGGGTACGTGAACCTGGTGTGTGAACGCGTGGCCGACGAGACAAGCCGCAAGTACCTCATCCGCGCCGCTCTTCTGATGCAGAACCTCTCCGCTGTGATGAGCGACATGGTGGTGCACGCCGGTGTCGCCGGCCAGACCGCCGTCCGCCAGCCGGTCGACGTTCACCGAGTACTGTCCGGGTGCGCGGCCGCCGTCGAGCCGCAGTGCGAAGCCATGGGCCTGCAGCTGCGAGTGTCGCTGCCCGCGTCCAGCTCGGTGATGACGGATCCCACGCTCCTCGCTCGGATCGTCCAGAACCTGCTGGTCAATGCCGTGCGCTACACCAAGGAGGGCGAGATCGAGTTGTGCGCCGCGCTCAACGCGGACGAGTTGCGGATCTCGGTGCGTGATACGGGAATCGGTATACCGGCCGAGTCCCTGCCGCGAATATTTGACGACTATTACCGCGACCCAGAGGCATGTCAGCTGGTTCCCCTCGGCACCGGTCTCGGCTTGTCGACCGTCAGGCGGTTCTGCAAGCTCCTGGGCGGCTCGGTTTCCGTGCGCAGCATCCAGGGTGTCGGTACGACGTTCGAGGTGGCAGTGCCGGTGGTCACGCCGGGAGTATGATCCGACCGCAACGTTTTGAGGGTACGGGGAGCATCCACCACCGGCCGAAGCGTCACCCCGACTCCCCCTGTGCACCAGCAACGACTCCGCCGGATCTGGTTCAAGATGAATAACACGATGCCCCACTCCGAGAGCGTCGGTATCACAAATTCTTGCAGAACAAATACGCCGCCACCAGATGTCCTGGCATAGAGCGTGCTCGGAGTGGCGGGGTCGATGGCGAGGGCATAGACGGGGAGGTCGGGCAGGCCTGTACGGAGAGTGTTCCAGGCTTAGAGGTGACCATCATCAAGTGGAAGGCTCGTGTTGGATGGAGGCCCGCAGTCGCCGTCCACATTCGTGCGACGTGCCTGGCGCTCTTCATTGCGGCACCAAGGCGCAGGGAGCAGTCAGGCGCGTGGCGCATGATCCCCCGATAAATGTCATCTCAGTTGTCTGCCCTAACGAGAGTGTCTCCGGCGCACGTCAGCGCCGGGCGCAACCCAGCTCAAGATTATAACAGAGGGCGATTGAGACGCTGGTGTAGGCGAGACTGCAGGGGGCTTCACCCGCGCTGATACAATCTATTACCTAATAGCCATGTGCTAGATTATGGCCCCATGCGCTCCTCAAACCGCCCCCAAACGGCCCTCGTGCCCGCAAAAAATCTACAACATAACGTTCCAGCCCGGCTTGCCGAGGCCAAACGGAGCCTCGTGGCACTTGCCGAGCTGTACTTCCGGAGCCAGGTCGCCGGTCAGGCGAGCGCCACTATCGACGCCAAGTGCCGGGACCTTGGACGCTTCCTGACGTTCTACCACCGCCTGTACGGACACGACCGGCCGGACGAATGGTACACGTCGGTGACCCGGGAGTTTCTCAAGCAGCTCGCCAAGGCCCGACCGGCGCAGGCCACCATCGTCCGCACCTACGCCAGCGTGCGGCACTTCGCGCGGTGGGTCCATGAAAAGGTCGCCCCCTTCCCGCTGGGGTGTCCGACGGACGGCATCAAGCCGCCGCAGGAACCGGAGGCGGAATGGAAAGGGCTGAGTCGGGCGGAGGAGTTGCGACTGCTCAACGCCGCGCAGACGCTCCGTGTCCGTCCCGGCCGTGGGACGAATCAAGGCGTGCGCGATCACGCCGCAATCGCCGTGCTGCAAGCCGACATTCTAAACGATCAGACTGATCAGTGAGGAAGAGTTCAAGTACCCTAAGAGACACGGCACTGGACTGATCCAAGAGCCCATAGAATTGGAGGCGAATCCCACTTTCCTTGCAACGGTCGAAAAACTCGTGCGATCCTTCCACATAAGCCACTGCCGCTTGTGCGTACGGGCAAGCGGGCAAAGCCTGCGCCTGAAGCTGCTTCAGGTACACCCCGTTCAATCCGCCCAGAACAACTTCCATCGCGCGTGCCGGGCCTGTGACTACCATACGAGGCACCAGCTTGCACGAGGCGCAAACTTGCTCCCACTGGGGAACCTGCGAGACACCACACGCGGAACCCTTTCATTACTGAAAGTTTGACACCCAAGCGGTTGGAATCCTGCAAACAGGGTGGATGGGGCAGTATCAAAAAACCTTGCTGTTTTCACGCTACCGAGCGCGGAGAGCCTTGTCGGACGGCGTCTCTTCGATCTTTCAAGCGAAGGGTCGCTGGTTAGAGTCCAGCACGGCTCATTTTCTAAGTCGTGGCCCCGCGATTATTGTTGTTGCGGGGCACGATTCCCCCACCGAGAATGGCCGCGACGACGATCACCCTCGGCCTGCCGGTTTTGATGTATCTATCGATGATGATGCCAATGGCCGCGTTCATTGACCCACGAGCCGATCCGAAAGCCTGTGCAACCAAGCCATGTGTGCGGACGACCGCAGACCCGGGAGCGCTCGCCGACCTCCACCGCCTCTCCCACGACGGCCGTCTCTATGACGTCGAGCGCTGGATCCAAGCCGGTCGGCCGCTCCAGGTAGCTCAAGGAACGACCGTCAAGCAACGGCGCCTGACCTCTGTCTTTGAGATCGCTCTCGAAGCCGGGAATTATGCTCTGGCCCTCCTACTGTGTAACGGCTACGACCCAAACATCGAGTCCTGCTGCCCGCTGGATCTTGCCCTCCGCGCGCGGCGACGGGATCTCCTCGATCTGCTTCTGGAGTGGGGCGCCTATGTGCATCGGGTCAGCCT
Protein-coding regions in this window:
- a CDS encoding PAS domain-containing sensor histidine kinase, giving the protein MKDVFTAEGDKARDRFGLAQMVIDHAGIISFANSRAEQLFGYECGELVGCSIENLLPARTRERHRQQRNEFVQRQQVRQMGGSLIVHGVRKTGEEIPLEIGLSPIQTDSGTMTLATIIDASERQRAEEAHRLFLAATSHDVRNTLANVLGYVNLVCERVADETSRKYLIRAALLMQNLSAVMSDMVVHAGVAGQTAVRQPVDVHRVLSGCAAAVEPQCEAMGLQLRVSLPASSSVMTDPTLLARIVQNLLVNAVRYTKEGEIELCAALNADELRISVRDTGIGIPAESLPRIFDDYYRDPEACQLVPLGTGLGLSTVRRFCKLLGGSVSVRSIQGVGTTFEVAVPVVTPGV